In Rissa tridactyla isolate bRisTri1 chromosome 2, bRisTri1.patW.cur.20221130, whole genome shotgun sequence, a single window of DNA contains:
- the TWIST1 gene encoding twist-related protein 1, with protein MMQQDESNSPVSPADDSLSNSEEEPDRQQLPNNKRGGRKRRSSRRSAGGAVGAADEPCSPAQGKRGKKCGAGGGGGGGGGSSSGGGSPQSYEELQTQRVMANVRERQRTQSLNEAFAALRKIIPTLPSDKLSKIQTLKLAARYIDFLYQVLQSDELDSKMASCSYVAHERLSYAFSVWRMEGAWSMSASH; from the coding sequence ATGATGCAGCAGGACGAGTCAAACTCGCCAGTCTCCCCCGCCGACGACAGCTTGAGCAACAGCGAAGAGGAGCCGGACCGGCAGCAGCTGCCCAACAACAAGAGAGGGGGGCGCAAGCGGCGCTCCAGCCGCCGCAGCGCCGGCGGCGCCGTCGGGGCCGCGGACGAGCCCTGCAGCCCGGCCCAAGGCAAGCGGGGCAAGAagtgcggggcgggcgggggcggcgggggcggcggcggcagcagcagcggcgggggcagcccccagTCCTACGAGGAGCTGCAGACCCAGCGGGTCATGGCCAACGTGCGGGAGCGGCAGCGCACGCAGTCGCTGAACGAAGCCTTCGCCGCCCTGCGGAAGATcatccccacgctgccctcggacAAGCTGAGCAAGATCCAGACCCTCAAGCTGGCGGCCAGGTACATCGACTTCCTCTACCAGGTCTTACAGAGCGACGAGCTGGACTCCAAGATGGCAAGCTGCAGCTATGTGGCCCACGAGCGGCTCAGCTACGCCTTCTCCGTCTGGAGAATGGAGGGCGCCTGGTCCATGTCCGCATCCCACTAG